One region of Monomorium pharaonis isolate MP-MQ-018 chromosome 11, ASM1337386v2, whole genome shotgun sequence genomic DNA includes:
- the LOC105834161 gene encoding NIF3-like protein 1 has product MLKRLCNVGLSYENFYFPYKYIKQYKTIRTMSRTTGNKVGVSLNDVVSAMNKFADTSLAASWDNVGLLIEPAEPKIVSHILLTNDLTEDVMDEAIKLRTDVIVTYHPLIFSPLKSITSKYWKGRIIARCLENKIAVFSPHSSFDSVTGGVNDWLAEAFELETSKPIQPNENNAAYGLGRLCILKNRISVDEAVNLVKQRTNLKHVRLARARGTDGYISTIALCAGAGVSVLKGISADLYLTGEMLHHDVLDAVHQGSHVILTNHSDSERGFLTIFASILECSLENVEVCVSKSDKDPLQTV; this is encoded by the exons ATGCTGAAGCGTTTGTGCAACGTGGGGTTATCTTACGAGAATTTTTACTttccatataaatatattaaacagtaTAAAACGATACGTACGATGAGTCGAACTACAGGAAATAAAGTTGGCGTATCCTTAAATGATGTTGTGAGTGCAATGAACAAATTTGCGGACACATCGCTTGCAGCTTCCTGGGACAATGTTGGATTACTGATCGAACCTGCAGAACCGAAAATTGtgtcacatattttattgacGAATGATTTAACCGAAGATGTTATGGATGAAGCCATTAAATTAAGGACCGATGTAATCGTCACGTATCACCCGTTAATATTTTCCCCATTGAAATCTATTACATCTAAATATTGGAAG gGACGAATAATAGCAAGATGCCTAGAAAACAAAATTGCTGTTTTTTCTCCGCACAGCAGTTTTGATTCTGTAACGGGCGGTGTAAATGATTGGCTAGCAGAAGCGTTTG aaCTTGAGACAAGTAAGCCGATTCAACCAAATGAGAATAATGCGGCTTATGGATTGGGAAGATTGTGCATCTTGAAGAACCGGATATCTGTTGATGAAGCGGTAAATTTAGTAAAGCAGCGAACTAATCTAAAGCACGTAAGATTAGCTCGTGCGCGTGGTACAG ATGGATACATTAGTACCATTGCACTATGTGCTGGAGCGGGTGTGTCGGTATTGAAAGGAATATCTGCAGATTTGTATCTTACAGGAGAAATGTTGCATCACGACGTATTAGATGCCGTACATCAGGGAAGTCATGTCATACTAACAAATCATTCTGATTCAGAACGCGGTTTTTTGACGATATTTGCTTCGATATTAGAATGCAGTTTAGAAAACGTCGAAGTGTGCGTCTCTAAAAGTGATAAGGATCCACTGCAAACCGTGTAA